The genomic DNA GGTGGGCAAAGACGGCCTCGTTCCCCGGACACAGCTTCCTGGCGTAGGCCATGACGCTGTCCTTGCCGCAACCCGAAGGCCCGATCACATATGTCAGTCTGCCGTATTTCATGATCATCTCCTGTCACGCCCCAGCGGGACGCGGTGGGTGAGAAAGAACGGGGCCTCGGTGAACTCCTGGTGAAAAACGCAGATGTCCCGCACAGGATGCGCTGCCTTGCGCAATGGTTCGGTGAACTCCGCCAGCCGTCGCAGCAGCGTCTTGCGCCGGGCCTTGTCCCTGACCGGACCGGTCAGGGTCAGGTGAAACAGGTATTCGCCGAGAACATAGGGATAGCCCCAGTCCGCCAACAGACGCTCCTGGGTCGGCGTCAGCCCCCTGGACCTTTGCCGCTCAAGCTCGGCCAGGGACGGCGGCTCCCTGAAGGCGCCAAGGGCCCGCAGACAGGTCTCGGCCAGGGCGGCGACAGCCTCCTGTCTGGCCGGGACCAGGGCGATGAAGTTGCCGATCTCCCGGATCGTCAGCAGGGGCAGGTCAAAGGGGTGCAACTCCCCGGCAACGGCGTGGACACGCGTGAGGAAATTGTCGGCTGAGCAGGATTCCCTGAGCGCGAACGGCGGCACAAGGGTGGCGTGGAAGCCGTAGTGGCGAGGCGCGCTGGTCAGCTCGCGCAACTGGTCCCGGCTGAGGCCCGGCAGCGCCGGCTGTTCGACAGGCAGTCCGGTCCGGGCGCATCGGCCAACCCATTGACTGCCGAAGCGACCGAGGTCGCTCTCCCGCACCGGGGCAAAATATACCGCGAATCGTTCAGGCATCCCGTCACCCCCGCGTCTTCTCGTACTTGTCCAGGAACGCCTCGGCATCGAGCCGCCTGAAATCATCAAGGGCAAGGGCGAGGGTGTCGTGAGGCCAATCCCACCAGCCCAGCCGGACAAACCGCTCCCCCACAGCCGTTGAAAAGCGCTCCTTGATGAACCGGGCCGGGACTCCGCCGACAACGGCATAGGGCGCGACATCCCTGCTGACCACCGCGCCCGCCGCCACCACCGCTCCGTGGCCCACGCGCACGCCGGGCAGGATGATGGCGCCATGGCCGATCCAGACATCGTTGCCGATGACCGTGCGCTGCGCCCGTCGCCACTCGAAGAGCCACTCCTCGTCCTCGCCGAAGCCGTA from Pseudodesulfovibrio aespoeensis Aspo-2 includes the following:
- a CDS encoding DUF1045 domain-containing protein encodes the protein MPERFAVYFAPVRESDLGRFGSQWVGRCARTGLPVEQPALPGLSRDQLRELTSAPRHYGFHATLVPPFALRESCSADNFLTRVHAVAGELHPFDLPLLTIREIGNFIALVPARQEAVAALAETCLRALGAFREPPSLAELERQRSRGLTPTQERLLADWGYPYVLGEYLFHLTLTGPVRDKARRKTLLRRLAEFTEPLRKAAHPVRDICVFHQEFTEAPFFLTHRVPLGRDRR
- a CDS encoding DapH/DapD/GlmU-related protein, encoding MSLTMQHPAKENSAEQRLGPEPCVHPTADVADSILGPYVEILENCRVLESALGAYSYLSEGCDVAHAEVGRFVSVAAQVRIGPTNHPTWRAAQHHFTYRSDKYGFGEDEEWLFEWRRAQRTVIGNDVWIGHGAIILPGVRVGHGAVVAAGAVVSRDVAPYAVVGGVPARFIKERFSTAVGERFVRLGWWDWPHDTLALALDDFRRLDAEAFLDKYEKTRG